A region of Clarias gariepinus isolate MV-2021 ecotype Netherlands chromosome 25, CGAR_prim_01v2, whole genome shotgun sequence DNA encodes the following proteins:
- the LOC128513403 gene encoding macrophage mannose receptor 1-like, protein MNQTDARAACRENYTDLVTVYSDEDNTELYNLMMKAGGGGGWIGLYHDASSQTPNYYLILESKTWYEAQRYCRGRYTDLVSIRDQQQNEEVKIKGLNSSTSFWIGLLRDDWQWTDGGNSTYRNWWTGEPSAPPYNCVVLIGGKWMSWSCSINYYPLCYSSIHVSAEALSWQEALGYCNEGNRTGILNIDSEAKQKEVESGLRRGRVADPLWVGLRQSRFFGFWIWADGAAVSPYANWDEGKWPEGPLSQHCGAVVPPDYRWRDMNCGSRYRALCHIKCFP, encoded by the exons ATGAATCAGACTGATGCTCGGGCAGCTTGCAGAGAAAATTACACCGACCTCGTCACTGTGTACTCTGATGAAGACAACACTGAACTGTATAACCTGATGATGAAGGCTGGTGGTGGAGGAGGATGGATCGGTCTCTATCACG ATGCTTCTTCACAGACTCCTAATTATTATCTAATCCTTGAGAGTAAGACCTGGTATGAAGCTCAGCGTTACTGCAGGGGGCGCTACACTGACCTGGTCAGCATCAGAGATCAGCAGCAAAATGAAGAGGTGAAGATTAAAGGGTTAAACAGCAGCACGTCCTTCTGGATCGGCCTGCTGCGTGATGACTGGCAGTGGACTGATGGAGGAAACTCTACTTACAGGAACTGGTGGACTGGAGAACCTTCGGCCCCACCATACAACTGTGTAGTACTAATTGGAGGGAAATGGATGTCATGGTCATGCAGTATTAACTACTATCCTCTGTGCTACA GCTCCATCCATGTGAGTGCTGAGGCTCTGAGCTGGCAGGAAGCGCTGGGTTACTGTAATGAAGGGAACAGGACTGGAATTCTCAACATCGATTCTGAAGCTAAACAGAAAGAGGTGGAGTCTGGGCTCAGGAGGGGGCGTGTCGCTGATCCACTGTGGGTGGGGCTTAGACAGAGCCGATTCTTTGGGTTCTGGATTTGGGCCGATGGGGCGGCTGTGTCTCCGTACGCCAACTGGGATGAAGGGAAATGGCCCGAGGGTCCGCTCTCTCAGCACTGCGGCGCCGTCGTTCCTCCAGACTACAGATGGAGAGATATGAACTGTGGGTCTCGGTACAGAGCTCTGTGTCACATCAAGTGTTTTCCATGA